A genomic window from Brassica oleracea var. oleracea cultivar TO1000 chromosome C8, BOL, whole genome shotgun sequence includes:
- the LOC106312499 gene encoding glutamyl-tRNA reductase 2, chloroplastic, whose amino-acid sequence MAVSKSFLVSSKLETLLSNPNDPSSSPAPLIRIPTCPMNNNGSRRGLIQRARCEISSSKAASVSALEQLKTSAIDRYTKERSSIVVIGLNIHTAPVEMREKLAIPEAEWPRAITELCNLNHIEEAAVLSTCNRMEIYVLALSQHRGVKEVTEWMSKTSGIPVSDLCHHRFVMYDKDVTQHLFQVSAGLDSLVLGEGQILAQVKQVVNLGQGVNGFGRHISGLFKKAITAGKRARTETNIAAGAVSVSSAAVELALMKLPAHASSSSARMLVVGAGKMGKLVIKHLVAKGCTKMVVVNRSEERVVAIRQEMPPGVEIVYKPFDEMLTCAGEADVVFTSTASESPLFLKEHVESLPPVADGRLFVDISVPRNVDSCVGELDSARVYNVDDLKEVVAANKEDRAKKAMEAQGIIAEESKQFEAWRDSLETVPTIKKLREYCERTRAGLVERFMSKHGDGMDKKTWKAVEDLTRSVVNKILHGPMQHLRCDGSDSRTLKETLENMQALNRMYGLDVELLEDKIRVKVEQK is encoded by the exons ATGGCGGTTTCTAAATCCTTCCTCGTCAGCTCGAAGCTGGAGACTTTGTTATCGAATCCAAATGATCCGTCTTCCTCTCCCGCGCCGCTGATTAGGATTCCTACTTGTCCGATGAACAACAACGGGTCAAGACGAGGCCTGATCCAGAGAGCCCGCTGCGAGATCTCTTCATCCAAGGCGGCTAGCGTCTCGGCCCTGGAGCAGCTCAAAACCTCTGCTATTGACA GATACACGAAGGAAAGAAGCAGCATTGTGGTGATTGGCCTCAACATCCACACAGCTCCCGTTGAGATGCGTGAGAAGCTCGCCATCCCCGAAGCCGAATGGCCACGAGCTATCACCGAGCTATGCAATTTGAACCACATCGAAGAAGCTGCTGTCCTCAGTACCTGCAACCGTATGGAGATTTATGTCCTGGCTCTGTCTCAGCACCGTGGTGTCAAAGAAGTCACTGAATGGATGTCTAAG ACAAGTGGGATCCCAGTTTCAGATCTCTGTCACCACCGTTTCGTGATGTACGACAAGGACGTCACGCAGCATCTGTTCCAAGTCTCGGCTGGTTTGGACTCTCTTGTCCTAGGAGAAGGTCAGATACTTGCTCAGGTGAAACAAGTTGTTAACTTAGGCCAAGGAGTCAATGGCTTTGGGAGACACATCAGTGGTCTGTTCAAAAAGGCGATCACCGCTGGTAAGCGCGCTAGAACCGAGACAAACATCGCTGCTGGGGCTGTTTCCGTTAGCTCTGCCGCCGTTGAGCTTGCTCTCATGAAGCTTCCGGCACACGCATCATCATCATCTGCTAGGATGTTGGTGGTTGGGGCGGGGAAGATGGGGAAGCTTGTGATTAAGCACTTGGTTGCTAAGGGATGTACTAAGATGGTGGTTGTGAACAGAAGTGAAGAGAGAGTTGTAGCTATACGCCAGGAGATGCCTCCTGGTGTTGAGATTGTTTATAAACCCTTTGATGAGATGCTGACTTGTGCTGGTGAAGCTGATGTTGTCTTTACCAGCACAGCCTCGGAGTCGCCGCTGTTCTTGAAGGAGCACGTGGAGAGTCTCCCTCCCGTTGCGGATGGGAGGCTCTTTGTTGACATCTCTGTTCCGAGGAACGTTGACTCTTGCGTCGGTGAGCTAGACAGTGCACGGGTTTACAACGTGGACGATCTTAAAGAAGTGGTCGCTGCGAATAAAGAAGACAGGGCGAAGAAAGCGATGGAAGCTCAGGGGATCATCGCGGAGGAGTCCAAACAGTTTGAAGCGTGGAGAGATTCTCTAGAGACGGTTCCAACGATCAAGAAGCTGAGGGAGTATTGCGAGAGGACGAGAGCTGGTTTGGTCGAGAGATTCATGTCGAAACATGGCGATGGTATGGACAAGAAGACGTGGAAAGCGGTTGAGGATTTGACACGAAGTGTGGTGAACAAGATTTTGCACGGTCCGATGCAGCATTTGAGATGCGATGGGAGTGATAGCAGGACGTTGAAAGAGACGTTGGAGAACATGCAGGCGCTGAATAGAATGTATGGACTCGATGTAGAGTTGCTTGAGGATAAGATTAGAGTGAAGGTGGAACAAAAGTAG
- the LOC106310231 gene encoding transcription factor TGA4-like — translation MPVTTSSQSFTSFANGWLIRHRHFVEQLACASSLDETNRITLQDQQFLVTQFLSHCLQYYQEKSSAVSVAGDNVFTFFSPPWFTSSYARLILWVGDFKPSLVFKLTDSSVDDLTRHQRDRISTLRAETRRKERDVMRDFALVQQSVADPPVMLAARGVGARGMVDGEESDLEEAMEVLKNGMAAAMNDADELRCATVGRVVEILTTSQAVKVLRTIGELHLRLRELVGLESE, via the coding sequence ATGCCAGTCACCACCAGCTCCCAAAGCTTCACCAGCTTCGCCAACGGCTGGCTGATTCGTCACAGGCATTTCGTCGAACAGCTTGCGTGCGCTTCTTCCTTGGACGAAACCAACCGCATCACTCTCCAAGACCAGCAATTTCTCGTGACCCAGTTCCTCTCTCACTGTCTCCAATACTACCAAGAGAAATCCTCCGCCGTCTCCGTCGCCGGAGACAACGTTTTCACTTTCTTCTCCCCGCCGTGGTTCACCTCATCATATGCAAGACTCATCCTCTGGGTCGGAGACTTCAAGCCTTCACTCGTGTTCAAACTCACGGACTCCTCCGTCGACGACCTCACCCGCCACCAGAGAGATCGGATCTCGACTCTCCGGGCGGAGACAAGGAGGAAAGAGAGGGATGTGATGAGAGACTTCGCGCTCGTGCAGCAGAGCGTGGCGGATCCGCCGGTGATGCTGGCGGCGAGAGGGGTGGGGGCGAGGGGGATGGTGGACGGAGAAGAGTCTGATTTGGAAGAGGCGATGGAGGTGCTTAAAAACGGGATGGCGGCGGCGATGAACGACGCGGATGAGCTGAGGTGTGCGACGGTGGGGAGAGTTGTGGAGATTCTTACGACGTCGCAGGCGGTTAAGGTGTTGAGGACGATCGGAGAGCTTCATCTTCGCTTGAGGGAGTTAGTGGGTTTGGAGAGTGAGTGA